GGCTATCAAAAATCTGGTGGCAACTTTAGCATGTTTTGGATGAATAGATCGGGTCATATGGCGCCAGCAGATAATCCTGCTGCTATGAGTTCTGTTCTGCGTTGGTTTACTTCTTTTGGTTAATGAAAGCGATTtaaaaaaagttcaaatttcaagtttcaaactatttttttgtCTATAATTTCACTTAAGTATAGTTGATGTCAAGTTCTTAATTATTCTTGACCAAAATTAAAAGACTTCAAGGCTCTACGCACTAAACAAACAGCTTTCAATTAACTAAACCACCAGCAGTAGCAAATGacactttaaataaacttaataataaCTAATACTCATAAGCTTGACTACTTAATAATTTCTGAGAGTCTTATCAGCAACTCAAAATTGGCAACAATCAAAAGCGCGTTTGCAATCTCTTCACGCGTAGCCAACTTATCAATAGattgtaaatttatgttaagAGCTGCGATCAGTTGATAGATGGACAGTGGACATAGTGAGCGCTACCGATTAGAAATTCTGCACAAGCAACGCGTCTATTTGTTGGCTGCGCTTTCCCAAGCACAACTCAGACGATCGACAAACGCGTAGCGGCAAGGTTGGATCGTTGGAAGTTACTTCTAGTATAAAATGGGACGTCTGTTAATCAGCTTGgtagcgctgctggcgctcagCGGTTGTGCTCTAGTGGAAGGTAAGTGTTAGAGTTAGAGTAGACTGACCTACTtcagaaaataaaagtgtttataaatgctttgcatacaaaatctTTTTTCTAGGTGTGAATAAACTAGATACATAGCTATATgcattacttttttatttttcaggTGAAGTTTTTGCACTTCAGCAGTATAAATCAGTTACCATCTTATCAGTCAATTCTTTTtctattgaaaaataatagcGTAATCTTGTTATATATGTAGGTTtctctttaattaattaaaaacgaaGTACGAAGAATTTGGAGTCGAATCAAATGCACCAAGTTTGAGTTTCTGATGAAgtataatacaataattttgataTACTCTATTTTTTTAACTCAGGCCGCAAAGGTTTTGGTCCTGGTGAGCAGGATTGGGGCTTTGTGGATGTACGCAAGGACGCTCACATGTTCTACTGGCTTTACTACACCACTGCCAAAGTCTCTAACTATACGCAACGTCCTTTGGCCATTTGGTTGCAAGGTGGACCAGGCGCCTCCTCTACAGGTTATGGCAATTTCGAAGAGCTGGGCCCACTTCAACTCGATGGCAGCTATCGCTCATGGACTTGGGTGAAGGACATGAATGTAATGTTCATTGACAATCCTGTGGGCAGTGGCTTCAGCTATGTCGATAGCAGCAGTGCGTACACCActaacaacaagcaaattgcCTTGGATTTGGTGGAGCTCATGAAGGGTTTCTACAAAGCGCATCCAGAATTCAAGAAGGTGCCTCTGCATATTTTCTGTGAGAGTTATGGCGGCAAAATGGCACCGGAATTCGCCTTGGAGCTTTACTATGCCATACAGCGTGGCGAAATCGAAAGCAACTTGACTTCTGTAGCTTTGGGTGATCCTTGGACCTCACCCATAGACTCTGTCATGTCCTGGGCGCCTTATCTGCTGCAGCTAGGCATTGTGGATCAGGATGGTCATGACAAGATTGAAGCATcagcattaaaaactaaaaagtacGTGGACACAGGCAAGTGGACGCAAGCAACGCTGCAATGGAGTTCCACACAGAGTGTGGTGCTGCGCGAGTCCAAGGGTGTGGATTTCTATAATGTGGAGAAGCCAACGCGTGGCGATCAGTACCTgagaaatttgtttgctatgaGCCACGAGGAGCGCATGTATCGCACTTTGGTACATTACGACATTGATGAGAATCGCGATAAGATGCTGGAGGAGCTTATGCTGACTAATGTCACCGAGGCGTTGAACATAACGACAGGTGTCAAGTGGGGCGCTCAGAGTGGCACTACATTTAGCAAGCTGATGGGTGACTTTATGAAGCCTGCAGTGCATATTGGTAAGTTCCAACATTaagtgcattttttatttatatttattacatatttattttgcatacttTAGTTAGCGAACTTTTGAACAATAGCACGGTCAAGGTCGGCGTCTTTTCTGGTGGCTTGGATTTGATTTGTGCCACCCCCGGTGCAGTTAACTGGATTGCTGGCATGGAGTGGGAGGACAAGCAGTCTTATCTGAATTCATCTCGTTTGGGCATTAATGTGAATCGCGTGCTGGAGGGCTATGAGAAGACTGCTGGCAATTTCAGCATGTTCTGGGTAAATCGCGCTGGACATATGGTCCCGGCCGATAATCCAGCTGCCATGTCGCATATACTGCGTTAttttaccaaatttggttaaaagtttaaataaataaacgcgAACGAACAATAAAGAATCAATATTTCTACATGCTTGGgtataagtatttttatatatctataaaatAAGCCACgctttgaaaatatattttctaaatcTCATACAAGAGCTCACCACCATTCAAAGTTGCTGAATGCATTAAAAGTTACAACGAGAAACAATGCACGAGTTGTTTTTGTCAAAATACTTTCGCTGTACAGTGTAGAGAGACATGAATTATCAGTATATCcccaaaaaattgaaaacattacaatttatttcaacaagACTCGAATAGTTtggatttaaataaattgaacaaatCATTGTACTGATTTGACTGTATGCTTAAGtagcataaatattgaatagTCAAAATGTTGTGTAATTGAAACATAAAGTCTGGTGCTTTACATGGACTTTAATCGCATGTAAAGCTTTCCTCATACTAAACTGACTCACGTACAATTGTTCTAAGCTTAAGTGCCAACAGTTTTGTtgattaaaatgcatataattattgcttaaaagTGATACAAAGTGACTTAATCGCATTTAAACCAAATAGCAAATACGTAAAGTTCTCGCATGCGCAGTGCAATCGGCTCTCTTCAACTGAAAGAGAGCGGgcaagagagagtgagcagACAGAATgtgtaacaaacaaattgtgggTGTTATCTGACTCAGGGCGGCGCTCATTCTCtcagtgagcagcagcagcagcagcgacagcagttGAAAAACAAGCACACAAGGTAAAGTTGCGCGCAGTGTCGCTTATCAGCGCTCTCCGCCGGCGCAGAGACAACGCGAAACGTTAATTTGTGCCGCTCTCAGTGCGCAAACGCAGTTGCGCTCACGGGttcagaaacaacaacaacaacaatagcagcagcacacaaactgctggtggctggctggcgggTGGTGGGCCTGCTATTTTTAGTTGAAAAATCCAAAAGCAAacgaacgcacacacacgtgagcagcagcgcagcaactaCGACGAGTACGTTGTAATagatttaacaaaataaattgtacgacagagcagcaacagtaaaagtaaattgcaaactaaaacaaagtgcataacaacaaatgcaataaaacaaagtaCTATTTAgttaaaagctaaagcaagcgGCGGCATAAAGCGAAGGCAAGAAAAACGTCAAGTAGGAACAAAAACATTGCTGCGCAAAATCGTAGCCAACGCATGAAAGAGAACGAAAACAGAAACAGGGCGGACAGAAGACACAGGGTGAGTTGCCCaaatgtaaaaacaataataacaacagcaacaacaactggctcTATTATTAATTGCAGTGCATTTGCTGACAGGctagaaaatttatattgaaagaTGCGTGTGCGTGACAAGCGTAAGCAGCAGCGCGAGCTTAAGACTAAGCATGcagataaaacaaaaagcagcgtAAGTGCCTCGAGctctcaaatatttatttattttagtctaaaatttgttaaacctATTGCAGACCTCAGACGCCGACGCAAAGCAAACGCCCCCTTCCAAAGCTAAAACGACAAGTCTGCCCGCTGCCGAGAAGGTGGCGTTCGATAATCGCATCAAGCGCAAAAATGTGCTCGCTCTCAATGAGAAGGTGGCGGCGCTCAGAGAGTACGATCGCCAGCCTGTCTATAAGCATGTGGGACGCATTTTCAACTGCAGTCCCGATCAGATCAAGCGCATTGTGCAGCAAAAGGAGGAAATTCTACGCGCCTGGGAGCAACGCACGCGACGCTGTGCGGATGCCAGAACGCAGGAGATGAAAGTGGTGCGTGTATCGATGCTGGGCCAGGCTGTCTACGATTGGATACGCCGCATGATGTACTACAAGGACTTTATCATATCCGATGGTCTTATACAGAAGATGGCACTGCAATTCAAGAGCTCGATGGGCTTGAACAAGTTCTTTCCGCATCAGGAATGGTGCGACAAGTTTCGCCTCATCTATAACATCAAATGCAATGATACAAAGTTCTTGAAGATTGGCTATACACAAAGCTATTCGGTGCAAATCAATGATATAGTTAAGGATGTGCTGCATGAAGAGGGCGCGAGCGCTGTGCAACAGGCGCAGCAGGAGGAGCATGAGGAGCAGTTTAGCTTGGCCAGCATTGAGGCGGATGAGGATGAGCCCGATGTGGATATTGATGGCGGCGGTGAAAGCAGCGATGAGGAGGATATTAAGCCTAATATTAAAGAACTGAACTTGCAACGTGTGCTGCCACAGCTGGTGCGCTTGCCACAAGTGCCCACAGGCACTTCACAAAAGGTGCTGCTAGCCACTCCCATACTGCCGCCTGGTGCGGCACAAACCATGACAATCATACCGCTGGCTACATTAGCTCAAAGCATCAAGCCAACATCGGCGCTGCAAAAGTCCAGCATGCCGCCCCCCAAAGTGGAcataaaaactgaaattaaaacagAGCCAGAAGCAGAAACAGTACCAGAGCCCGAGCccgagccagagccagagcctgaGCAGGAGCCCGAAGTTTGCATTAAGCAGGAGCTGGATAGCGATACGGAGCTTATGGATGAGGAGGATGACTGCAATGGCGGACGCTCCAGTGTGCGTTCGCTTGCGGAAATACTGGCCGTCGAGGATGAGCAGCAgtatatacaacaaatgcgTCAACGCAAACGTAGTCCAAGCCCAGAATTGCCAACGCTGTCGCCGCTAAGCAAAGCGCCCTGCTCTTCCGTTGCCATCAAGCGTGCCAGGCCCATTAATGATGATAACAATAATGGTGACACCATAAGCTGTGCCGAGGCGCGCAAGTACCTGAAGCTGCTGGAGGAGTTCGCCTTGGCCAGGGAGAACTATCGCCTCATTGCATTAATAACGCGCGCTGACGAAGTCATGCGAGAGCTGGCGGataattagcttaagcttaccAAACTCAAGTTGCAATCATTAGTTCATAGCCTGTATATTAATCTTAATTTGTACTTTTACCAACCAAAAATACAACCAATTTgtagcttacacacacacataaacaaatgcaagcaaacaaatttatgcgcatgtCTGCCCTTAGTGGAAAATTTGGCACTTTAGATTGTCTGGCGCGCTCTCTAGCGTTTGTGCGAGGGTGTGCGACAGCACAGGGTGATTCATGCAAACAGTTTGTGCGGCCTCTGCGCATGTCTGCCCTTAGTTTATGCTTAGCACAGGGTGTGCTCACGTTTTATTAAACGTGCAGTCAATTCAAACTGTGGACGcttacgctctcgctctctcgcacacacacacatgcaaaactaatcaatcaatcaatcgcAGACAAGCCAACAcacgtcacacacacacacacactcgcacgcATACAGCCAAAGCtacgtcagtcagtcagtttgcGTTTAGTGTTGCCCACGTTAAGTTcgtgtttttcatttaataaccctcaacagctgctgcctgtaagtttatatataaacaatttacatttgcttattaatttttgcctactatttgtttatctgcgctgcatttattgcaacaacattgctgttgtttataaataaaattcacacCAGCTGCTTGAAGTTAGATGCGCATGTCATGGCAGCGTTGCCAGAACGTTTTGTTACTGGCCGGCGACAGTTTTGGCGCGAGTTTTTGAAACTCTATCAGCAAATGCCGCAACTCTGGGATCTCAATCATGACGACTATAAGAATAAGGAACTGAAAGACGAATCATACGAGTTGCTTAGAGAAAAGCTGCGCGAAATTCAACCAAATGCAACCAGAAGCGATGTAAGCAGACGCATAAACATATTTCGCACCAACTATCGACGTGAGCAAATGCGTCTGTGGAAACAAAAGGAGTCGGGCAAGAATCCAAAGAGCTGCAAGCCCACCCTATGGTTCTATGACAACATGAGCTTTCTGCTCACCCAAGCTTCGTTTAGAAAACGCTTGTGTGCTAAGCTAGAGCGCTCtactaaaaataatgtaaGTTGCGCTTGCCTTTATTAACTACTTTACTAACTGGCTACGCTTTACTCTTTCAGCATACACCTCCTCCAACTGATAGCTGGCTGATGCATAGTCATATAGAAGCTGCGCCCGTTACCGTTACGCAGGATTTAGGTTTACTTAGcccaaaaattgaaatatttgaaaacgaAATTGCAGCCGAACCCGCATCCTGCTCCACAGACACCAACATGACCGTTATCAAAGAGTCCAAATCACCAGATAACATCATTAGCGAAGCATCAGAAGCCTTGGCCAAATCTTGGGCCATTCAATATGAGGAGATGAGACCAACGCAGCGTATTTTAGCACGTAAAGCAATTGCCGATATTTTATTCGAGGGCTGCATGGGCAATCTGCGCATTAATCGTGGTGAACGCAGCTCCGTAGCCCATAGCACATAATACTATTAagcttacatttaaatataatatttgttttgtgtatatgaataaacaattttaagttAGCGCGCCAGCTGCGTGAATTCACTCTAAAAGTGGCGGTGTACCGATAGACAATGCAAGCGCAGCTATCGATGCAGCACTTCAGctgttttcaaaaaaaaaaaacggttaggcaataaatattttgttatggGTGTAGTAGGGGCGagtttttgatttgatttagttGCAGCGCTAAGTAAGCTTAAAGttcttattaaatataattgaattaaatataaagcgcaATATTTGGATCACACCATTGGCTGAAGCTTCAAGGAAATGCAGAGAACCCAGTCAAAGGAGCAGTTCAGCTTGCaatgtgcagctgcagccaactgAGATTAAGAATGAGAGCACATTTGATAATggaataattaaaactatagTTGATGCAAGTCCGCTATAGCCAAGCGACCTTGTCTTACGCTTGATTGATGCTAAAATTAAGATTGTGACCTCAACCTAAGCAAGTTTGGTATTCCACTAAAATTAGACTATAGCACTAGTTACAACTTGAGCTACAATTTGCAAACAgctagcaaaaaattaaaatttatggactgttgttgctacttaAGTTTAGTTGCAAAAAAGTcttagaattttatatatttattgtgttAACAGAATTCTATGATTATATTTCCTAAATTCCTTTGGCCTTGTTCTATAATTAGCTTTAttgatttaagcaaaattcCTTAAGTTCTTAAATAGTAAATCTCAATTCTCAACCAATCTAAGCTGTCTagaacataaattaaaagcttttaaggcGCCGCTGCTTAGCGTCTAATAAAAAGGCGAAATGCAAAGAGAATCTTAATTAGCTACATGTGCATGAGAGACTTGAGAGCATTGGGggtaaagcagctgctgctgctgctgctggtgcttgACCACCCGTCAAATTGTCGACAATGCTGACGCCCATCCGCCCAACCATCCGGttgatgcacacacacatacacacatacatagagcGAGAGACGCGCACTTAACGCGTTTGCAAATGATTTGAGCAGCTGTTGGCACTGGCTTTGCCACTGCTGCACCTGTGGCCAGTCTTGGCCTGTAATTTTAGCCTAGCCCAACCGCATGGAAAAACATTCAAATCATTGCTGTTGGGGCTGACTGAGTGAGAGAGGCTGTAAGTCGCTGTAACATTTTGCACCTGTCGTCCTACGCATGTGAAAATCAAGCGCAGCTTTAATtgatacaacaacaacagcagcagcagcagcagcggcagcagcaactgttgcaactgcagcaggcgCAGAAGGGGCCTGAGAGTCTCACTAGTGCACTAGTTGCACGTGTTTGTATGTGAACCGGGGGtccctctctcactcgcttAGTCTAGTCGCggcaaaaatgttgtaaaaaatGCGTGGagcttgccacagctgcagcaagccctttacaacaacaacaacaacgcgcgGCCTTAAATGggcattgaaattaaatgcagctgctttaatgaTGCCAAGCAATGGAATTGGGGGGAGGGAGGTGCGTATCAAAGCCGGGCCTAAACAAATCTGGGAATATGCCACAGAAAGCACAAAAAACATGCGCGGTGGGCGTTGCAAGTGACTGTTTGCTTGCtgtgctgtgggcgtggcgccacaaaaaatcaaaacagcGCTGGTGGCCATGCTCAACGTTGGgcgccaaagcaaaaggcaagcgaaacaaaaaagcgttttgcctttttggcgTCTGTTTAATGGgagttgccgttgccttttTTGGTgccacaacacaacaacagcaacaacagctacaaaaaaaaactcttaaATCGAACGTGCAATTGTTCGCTGcattgatgatgatgttgtttTGCCCAAGTTAACGTATTAcgaacataaaaataaatgcgctttgTTTTATGTGAAAGACTTAGACAACGAACTTGCTAGCtaaaacagcagctgttaaacTTCAAACGTCAATTTTGCAACTATAAAAAGATACAAACGTTCTTCAtactgagagagcgagagcgagcgagatttgcacttttattttttatcagctTGCCTAttgtgcattttgttattgttgctgtgtaAACAAGCTTAGCaacattaaacaataacaaattgcattctCACAATCGCAGACGGCACGCGTCAGTTTCAAAATGCGTGCAACAACCCTCATTAAACCCACTCAGGTGCAGCGGCGCTTCAGCTTTAGGGTGGATTCTTCCCAGACTGTTGCTTCTCAGCTaaacccaaaaataaaatcacacGAGAACCTGGACAACTGTTTGGGAAATGCTCGCTGCGCTCATGTGAACTGTCCCAGTCGCAGTCCATGTTATGGTGGTAAATTGTTCAAGCTCTCGTCTCTCGCTGCTAATGAGACTGGGAATCAAAAACCTTCAACGGTATGTGGGCGCGCAGACGCAACCGCTGCCATTACGGCGTGACGAATAATGTGTGAGAACTTTATTAAAACGTTTGTATCAACGGGAAGATTTTAGTTCTGTTTTGGTAGCTCCTCGTCTGGGGTATGTTGAGCTATAAAGCGCTTAAGTTGACATTAATACAATAGAAGTTAAGGCTTAGAGAAATTGAGCAGCATTAAGTAGCATTAATTAGAATAACAATGAGATTTATGAACTgatatatatcaaattttaCTAAAGACTTCAATTTAGCAGtctactaaattatttaaagattttacctacttaaaaaaatatattattttattttataaatatttttatttttattaatatttaactgcattttaattgagcttttaaaactgaaaaagaaaaagtattaattagataaatattttaaattttaaatatctaatttaattttagatattatttagataaatattattcattattaattattataaaatacacattcttctgcatattttattttaaatataaaattattttgaaaccAACGCTGAAGAATTTCAACTAACATGCAATTGTTCTAGGGTAACTACTCAGCTTATCAGCCCGTTACATTCTGTAGTCTTACCAAAAGTtcttttagtttgttgcacattttataaattgctaaaatgctTTTCACACGCCGCCCAAAGCTGAGAAAGCAGCAAGAACTGTGTGACTGTGAAATTGAAAACCAAAGCGGAAACAAcagaagaaaacaaaaaaaaaaacagcgcaAGGCTGACCACAAGCACACCTGAAACTAAAATGGGTcaggtgtatgtgtgtctttgtgtgtgtgtgtatgttaatgaattgctgcaacattacaatcaaaattaaagcatGCGCCTGTCGCTaaacagcagctgaaaattCTTTTGTAGTTTAAAACTTAGCGGGCTGCCCAACTTAGTTTTGTCTTTAATTAAAGCCTTTAATAACGGCggcttttgatatttttttttgggtgaaACTTTTATTGCCTTTAGCATATGGCATAAATAAGCATTTCGTTTTATGCGAGACGACGACACCTTTTAAGCGCGCCAATCGAATCAATGTTTTAACACGAGAATaccattttcaaaaaaaaaacattcaacTTCCAACTCATTAAGCGGCTGccgaaaaaatataaagctacTAAAAATTCTACGaatgttggcagcagcagctgcaaaacttAACAGATATAGCcagtcatatatatatatatatgaacatTTGATTTCACAATGCAACGAAAGTGAATTTAAGCTACACAAGTTTCAGCGACAGCTGAAGTTCCAAATTCCGCAGCAACAAGTTTTGGCAATTTGAAAATCTCAACGCGCTAATTACTCTTGACCAAAAAAGGATGCGCATACAGCAGCTGCCTGACTTGGGTGCTTGCCTGCCAGGCTGCCTAATTGAACTCATCAATTTGGTAGCTAATGAAGTGGCCAGCGAGTCGAGCTGGTAGCCCGTTGCCGCTTGCCGCTGTCGTGCTGCATTTGCAACGATGCGCtgagctctgctctgctttgctctgctcttgaTTGTCGTGTCCTGATAACGgcatataaaacacaaaatgcacaACTAACTGGGTACGCTACTGTTGGCCATTTAATTAACCAATTAATTGTCCAAAATGTAGCtaactttattaataaaaagctgcaaacttGAACAAACTTCATGCAtactctaaaaataaatgaacaattgacattctttaaatatatttttcttaagaATTTGAATATAATCTATGCAGTAGGTATTTGTGGAATTTTTAAAGCACCCAAgctgctataaatttgtatacttgtttaataaatttcagcgctttaactttagttaaCTTATTGTTAATAGACTTCTATCAAAAGTTATATAAATCATTTAGTTGCGCACATAGCCAATCTTAGCGTACTTAGTTAGagagctatatacatataccatATGCTATCTGCATTTAAGACAAACGCCTAGGCTCAATACGCAAAACCCGTTTCAACTATCGTTTGCCATTGACAAATGATTTGTTGACAGCCGTTGtggctgcagcagttgctaaATTTTGACACTGTCTTATCTGCAATTGCGATTGcaacttctttttttttttgcagcagcagcagcatcagcagcagacGCAACTTGCAGTCAAGCGTGTTGTGAAATTGCTACAACTGTCAGACTTGGCGAAGAGAGAGACCCGACCCTGGCGACAATCTTGGCCACAAGTAGCCGCTGCGCAATTTTTCATTGTTATCTGGCAATGCCAGAAGCTCTTTAAGTGCCCTTTAAGTAGTCTTGGCGTTTTAAAGGCGGCTGCTCCAGCATCGATCATCATTGAAACGATTTATCAGTGGGACataagcatttatatatagcagcgCTAAAATCTGCCGCAGAGTAATGCAGTTGAACGAGTGAGGATTAAGCTTTATGTAAGGCAATGCAatatctttattatttttcattgctAGCGTagaatataagaaaatatatttttagctgtaaCTGcaagttttgaaataaaattgaatgcaaaaataaataaaatgagtaAGCtgaattttctaattttaaatgccagtttataatttaaagcaagttcgtttaagttttaaacatttaattaaaattatttaaaaaatatacaataattttattttagcaatcgcatttttcattacattttcgtttaaagcaaatttcGAGCTGCTGTTAAAGCCTCAAAGCCTTCCCCTAAGTCAACTGAGCAGTCCTTCCCCAGTGTAGAGCTTATTTCTCCTTAGTCCACCCCAGCTTGAAGTTAAACCCACCACTATAAACAGCCAATCAAACGAGCACACCCCCTTAATACGATCCACACGCAAAACTCTACGCTTTACCCCGCTTTAACCCCTGTCAATTCCCCTGACTTGATCATTGCCCCTCATTGCTCCTGCATTGCCCCTACATTACCCCAGCTTAACTCACTTCGTGTAGAATTTGAGCGCAGACTCGGCTGCGACTTGGATTCGTGTGCTGTGTGGCGCTTGCGTGTTGGCTTTAAAACGAATGACTTAAGACACAAACGCGCTGCTGGCATGACTCAAGCGCCTACTGCTTGCTCTCTtcgtctgtctggctggccTGGCTGACTGGCCTGGTCTGCGTCTCGGCAGCAAAagaattgcattttgtaatcATGCGGAAATGATCGCGTTGACCTTTCAGCAAGTTGcagataaaagtaaaaaaaataaagaaaaattctGATTGTCATGGCAtgtggcggcggcgacggcgacggccaCATTGGAATCTGTGTCTTATGATGGCTGCTGGGGCAActtggttggttggtttggGGGCGACCTTTTGATCTGCATACTGCTGCGCACAAATTATTGATTTGCATTGGATTGCGCTttgagctctgagctctgagccTGCGAGCCCTTTGCTGTGGTTTACAATTTGCGGCTTGACGTGTCTGCCACAGCTTGAACTTGCAACGTCGTGTATGCTATACGTGCCGGGGCACAACATTGCGTGCTGCCCCATTAGTTGCACAATTAGTCATTAGCACTGGGATTAATGCAGGCCTCATGGATTACTTTATTAAAGAGATGCGAACGCGAAGTCTTAGGAGGAGCCGCCTCGCCTCGGCTCGGGTCTTGGAAACTTTATGAGCATATAAATGgcattttaatcaaaattgtcGCCTGCGGTCTTGTGTATTAATATTGGGCattatgaaaacaaattgcacGAACAGACGCGTTGATGGCAGCAGCGAGCCATGGCTAAGTCGCTTAGCGCGCTGCGAGCTCAAATTAAAGCCAGCctaaatgttaaac
The DNA window shown above is from Drosophila busckii strain San Diego stock center, stock number 13000-0081.31 chromosome 3L, ASM1175060v1, whole genome shotgun sequence and carries:
- the LOC108598965 gene encoding retinoid-inducible serine carboxypeptidase; the encoded protein is MGRLLISLVALLALSGCALVEGRKGFGPGEQDWGFVDVRKDAHMFYWLYYTTAKVSNYTQRPLAIWLQGGPGASSTGYGNFEELGPLQLDGSYRSWTWVKDMNVMFIDNPVGSGFSYVDSSSAYTTNNKQIALDLVELMKGFYKAHPEFKKVPLHIFCESYGGKMAPEFALELYYAIQRGEIESNLTSVALGDPWTSPIDSVMSWAPYLLQLGIVDQDGHDKIEASALKTKKYVDTGKWTQATLQWSSTQSVVLRESKGVDFYNVEKPTRGDQYLRNLFAMSHEERMYRTLVHYDIDENRDKMLEELMLTNVTEALNITTGVKWGAQSGTTFSKLMGDFMKPAVHIVSELLNNSTVKVGVFSGGLDLICATPGAVNWIAGMEWEDKQSYLNSSRLGINVNRVLEGYEKTAGNFSMFWVNRAGHMVPADNPAAMSHILRYFTKFG
- the LOC108598662 gene encoding uncharacterized protein LOC108598662, coding for MRVRDKRKQQRELKTKHADKTKSSTSDADAKQTPPSKAKTTSLPAAEKVAFDNRIKRKNVLALNEKVAALREYDRQPVYKHVGRIFNCSPDQIKRIVQQKEEILRAWEQRTRRCADARTQEMKVVRVSMLGQAVYDWIRRMMYYKDFIISDGLIQKMALQFKSSMGLNKFFPHQEWCDKFRLIYNIKCNDTKFLKIGYTQSYSVQINDIVKDVLHEEGASAVQQAQQEEHEEQFSLASIEADEDEPDVDIDGGGESSDEEDIKPNIKELNLQRVLPQLVRLPQVPTGTSQKVLLATPILPPGAAQTMTIIPLATLAQSIKPTSALQKSSMPPPKVDIKTEIKTEPEAETVPEPEPEPEPEPEQEPEVCIKQELDSDTELMDEEDDCNGGRSSVRSLAEILAVEDEQQYIQQMRQRKRSPSPELPTLSPLSKAPCSSVAIKRARPINDDNNNGDTISCAEARKYLKLLEEFALARENYRLIALITRADEVMRELADN
- the LOC108599217 gene encoding uncharacterized protein LOC108599217; translation: MAALPERFVTGRRQFWREFLKLYQQMPQLWDLNHDDYKNKELKDESYELLREKLREIQPNATRSDVSRRINIFRTNYRREQMRLWKQKESGKNPKSCKPTLWFYDNMSFLLTQASFRKRLCAKLERSTKNNHTPPPTDSWLMHSHIEAAPVTVTQDLGLLSPKIEIFENEIAAEPASCSTDTNMTVIKESKSPDNIISEASEALAKSWAIQYEEMRPTQRILARKAIADILFEGCMGNLRINRGERSSVAHST